DNA from Aptenodytes patagonicus chromosome 30, bAptPat1.pri.cur, whole genome shotgun sequence:
ACCTGGACCGCGGTCCATCTGTGCTGGCATCCATTGGGCTGGCGTCCACCTGGACCAGGGCCGATCCGTGACGGCATCCGTTGGCTCAGGGTCTGTCTGGACCAGGGTCCACCTGGGCTGGCACCCGTCCGACCAGGATCCATCTCAACCAGGGTCCACCCAGGCCGGTGTCCATCCGGACCAGGGTCCATCCAGGCTGGCATCCATTGGGCCACCACCTGTTGGACCAGGGTCCATCCAGACCATCACCCGTTGGGCCAGCATCCATCTAGACCATGAACCAACCTTGCCGGCACCCATCCAGACCGGGACCCACAGAGCCGATCCTCActgcagaggagggaagaaaccACGGTCAGTCCCAACATCACCTCCCACATCCACCCCCACCAAACCCCCGTCCTCCTGGCCATGCCAGACCAGACCAGACACCCCGACCGGGCACCTCCCAACCCCTGGAGATGCCACAGAGCTTGGTGCTCACCTCGAAGCCGTGCCAGGTCTCAATCTCATGGAAGAGGGAGTTGCCGGGGCAGTCGGTGTGACCCATCTGGCGGTGGCCACGTAGGGTGTAGTTGCGGTGAAGCCGGCCGGTCCGCACGGCGCAGGGCAGGAGCCTGTCCCGCACCAGGGCGATGGCATCGGGGTCCGGCAAGGTGGCCGAGAAGTCTCCAATGTAGCTCACGCCGTAGCCTTTGCTGTTGTAGCCTTTGGTGTGGGCACCAACCCAGTGCCAGCCTCGGCCTTGGTACAGGTACCCATCCGACCCCACCACGAAGCTGCAAGCACCCATGGGTCAACCCGAGCTGCCCGGAGATGGGTGACGGGGACTGCGGTGGGGTGACGGTGACAGAGTCTCACCTGTAGCCGATGTCATCCCAACCGCGGGTGTCCTGGTGAAAGCGTTGCATGGCGCGCATGTCCCGGGCGCAGGCGGTGAAGGTGCGGCACGGGGCGCTGGGTATGAAGGTGTGGTGGACGTAGACAGAGCCCAAGGGGAGGGTCAACGGTTTGGGGGTGCCCCGGTAGGGACGGGCACCCCACATGCACCGGGGCACGATGGCCGGGCACTCTGCGAGGGAAGGCAGGCGGTGGAAGAAGGGGACTTGCCTGGTCCCACGGGCAGGTGGGGACGTGGCAGCGTCCCCCTGGGGTCTTGGGGACACGGAGCATCTGCCCAGCTGAGGAACCCCTTGGCCTGGGACATGGTAGTGTCCTCCTGGGGTCCCCTCATCTAGGGGACGTGGAGCATCTGCTCAGGGTGTCCCTTGGCTGGGGACATGGCTGTGTCCAGCGTCGGGCGGACACACCGGTGTCCATCCAGAGGACATGGTGGTGGCCATCCAGGGGACACATCGGTGTCCATCCAGGGGACGAAGCAGTGTCCAGGGACCCATTATCCAGGGGACATGGTGGTGTCCATCCAGGGACCACCATCTGGGGACACACCAGTGTCCATCCAGGGGACACAGTGGTGTCCATCCAGGAGACACACCGATGTCCAGCCAGGAGACCTGTGGGTATCCATCCAGGGGACATGGTGGTGTCCGTCATGGGGACACACCGATGTCCATCCAGGGGACACACTGGTGTCCATCCAAGGGACCTGTGGGTGTCCATCATGGGGACACATCAATGTCCATCCAGGGGACACGGTGGTGTCCATCAAGGGACCACCCCCTGGGGACACAGTGGTGTCCATCCAGGGGACCTGCGGGTGTCCATCCAGGGGACATGGTGGTGTCTGACCATGCCAGGCCGCATGTCACCAGTCAGCTCTCAGAGTGCCACCAACACTGGGGTGACactggggacccccagccccacccaGGGTGCAGCTCTCCACCCATCCTCCCACccaggttttttttgggggggggggggcagatgtgATATCGCGACTCGGTGCCACCTCCCTACCCACGTAGACCTCCGTGAAGTCCTGCGCCGCTTGACGAGCGATGGCCACCACCTCCTCCGGCCCCACGTCCTCCAAGAGCTCCTGGGTGGGTGGCAGCACCCGCAGCACCCTCAGCATcgccgccacctcctcctccagcttcCCCGGCCCCGTCAGCACCCCGAAATCTCGTCGCCGGTAACTGCTGGGTGGTCGCTCCTTCTCCGTGCCGTTGCCCGTCCCGTAGTAGCCCCGGAGAAGGTCGGCGAGCGGAACGGGTGCTTGGGCCAGGTGGGCACCCAACAGCACCCCATCCATCGCCCCGTTGGCAACGGCATCAGGGATGGGCGAGGGGGGTCCCAGCAGGGTGTAGTTTTGGGGGTCATCCACGTCATCCCAACAGCCGTCAGGTCCGAGTGTGGTTCGGTTGCCATCACCGTCACGAGCCAAGAGGAAGGATGTCCCCAAAACCTCGGTGATGGTGACGGCGTAGAGCGCGTCGATGGGTGGCTCGACGGTGGGGAAGGGCCACCCCGCCGCCCGCTTGAGGCCAACCTCGATGCCGGCGAGGAGGGGGCCAAGGGCAATGGCGGAGCCGTCGGGTGCCAGCACCACGCCGCGCTCGGGTGCCGTGGCGTCCTG
Protein-coding regions in this window:
- the PGLYRP2 gene encoding N-acetylmuramoyl-L-alanine amidase codes for the protein MLPWLLGVLSVCARPGTGLPPRHMDSVVQIVEALESTDHDFTGTVPELARALGGCSTPGCRAVLGEPPDVPPAPRTLSREQWLLFTQLLHQDATAPERGVVLAPDGSAIALGPLLAGIEVGLKRAAGWPFPTVEPPIDALYAVTITEVLGTSFLLARDGDGNRTTLGPDGCWDDVDDPQNYTLLGPPSPIPDAVANGAMDGVLLGAHLAQAPVPLADLLRGYYGTGNGTEKERPPSSYRRRDFGVLTGPGKLEEEVAAMLRVLRVLPPTQELLEDVGPEEVVAIARQAAQDFTEVYVECPAIVPRCMWGARPYRGTPKPLTLPLGSVYVHHTFIPSAPCRTFTACARDMRAMQRFHQDTRGWDDIGYSFVVGSDGYLYQGRGWHWVGAHTKGYNSKGYGVSYIGDFSATLPDPDAIALVRDRLLPCAVRTGRLHRNYTLRGHRQMGHTDCPGNSLFHEIETWHGFE